The Alphaproteobacteria bacterium genome contains the following window.
CTCGATCGGAAATGTCGCTAGCAGGGCAAGGAAGTTGCTACGAGCCTGTGTTCCGCATGCGACCAAGCCAACGCTTCGGCTCTCGGGGCGAGCCATATACTTTGCGGCCACGGCAGTCAAGGCGCCGGTGCGGTAGGCCGAGATCCATACGCCATCCATCACCGCGACCGGCATGCCGCTTTCCCCTTCGTTCAGGATGATGAGGGGTAGAAAGTCGGGCCGGCCGAAGCGTTCATTTCCAGGAAAATAGCCAAACCACTTCAATGCACCATAGTCGGGATCGGAGACGATTCCGCCCTTGGCGGTAAAATTCGTGCCACCGGGGCGGGCGATCGCCATCTTGGGCTGCATCCAGGCTCGTCCCGCGGATTTTGCGCGGAACATCGCCTCCATAGCGGCGTTGATTTCGGCCGCACTTAGCTCAAGTGCCGCAACGTCCGCCCGAGAGAGATAAAGGATTTGCTTTCCGGTCTCCGGCGCCATGTCAGCTCCAAGTGGATTGCATTTGATTCGCTCCGCTGTCAGCTCAAGTGGTGCAGATATTGCGCCACGAAGTCGCATCCGACAAACCGGACATAGGCGCGGGTCAAACGCTCGGTGATCGGACCCGGCAGCTTGCCGGTCCCGATCGCTGCTCCGTTGATCGTTCTTACCGGGCAAACGCAGAGGCTTGTCGAAGTGAGAAAAGCCTCGTCGGCGTTATACGCGTCATATTCGTCGAGATCGTGCTCCTCAAACGGAATTTTTTCTTCTTGCGCGAGTCGGATTACGGTTTCGCGACTTATTCCGGGAAGAACGAATTGCTCGCGCGGCGTGCGAAGTTTTCCGTCTTTGACGAGAAAAATGTTGCTGCCAGTGCCTTCGGCGAGATTGCCATTGACGTCCAAGAGCACGGACCAAGCCTGTGGGTCGCGCGCCTTGGCTTCGAGATCGCCGACGATGAGGTTGAGATAATTGTGGGTCTTCGCTCTCGGGGCCAGCGAGCTTGGCGCCACGCGGCGAACCGACGGCACGATCACGTCGATGCCGTCGCGGTAGAGCCGCGCTCGCGCCTTGAGCGGCAATGGCGTGCACTCGACGATGACGTTGGGGCCGCGGTGATCCCACCCTTCGTCGCCGACGGCGTCCACACCGCGCGTCACACGCTGGCCGAGCCAATAATCCTCATTGTCGCTCAAGAGATGGATGTTACGGGCGAGAACTTCCTCGCTCGCTCTAATCATCTCAGCCTCGTGGATACCGGGGTCGATCCGAAGATAGCGCAGCGAGCGGTAAAGCCGCTCAACATGCTCCTTGAGCTTGAAGGGCCGCCGGTTGAAGGTTCGGGTCATGTCGAAGGCGGCATCGCCGTACTTGAAGCTCCGATCCCGAAACGGCACGAGAACCTGGCTTTCCGGCATGATTTTGCCGTTGAAATAGGCCACTCTTTCATTCGCGCGTTCGGCCATAAGGCAGCCTCCCTAGGTTGCTCGCATCCAATCCCGGGAGCATCATGTACGATCCGGGGGGACTCTGTCGACTGTGGGCCTCGAACAGGCGAGGGGGCGTCATCCAAGGAACAAGCACGCGCCCTATTCCCGAGCCACCGCTGCGCCTCGATCTAGACTTGCGCACAAACGGAGAAATTCCCTTGTGAGAGAATGTAGCGGGGCAATACTTGACAGGAGGGAACGATGAACGGGAACGACCGACCCATTTGGCTGGTATCCGGCCTCCGCACGCCGTTCGTTCGCGTCGATGGTCCACTCGCCCATCGCGATACTTTGGGACTTTCAGTCCCCGTCGTTCAAGCGATGGCGGCAACCGCCAAGGGCCCGATCGATTTTGCCGTGTGGGGCGCGGTCGTACTCAACCTCTCCTATAACAACCTTGCGCGCGAGGTTTGGCTCGAGGCTGGTCTCGACCCCCATATCCCAACCTTCACGACGATTATGCAGTGCAGCACCAGCATGGTGGCGGCATTCGAAGCAGCAGGCATGCTCAATCAACACGGCCGGGCACTTGCACTTGCGGGAGGCGTGGAGAGCATGAGTCGTGTCCAGATCGGGCTCACACCAGGCCTCTCGTTCTGGATACGGCGCCTTGTCGAGGCGCGAAACTTCTCGCAACGCCTGACGCGGTTGGGCGAATTGCAGCTGCGGGACATCCGGCTCAAAATTCCGGAGGTCAAGAACCGCGCAACCGGCAAGAGCATGGGCGAGCATTGCGAGGACATGGCGAAGACGTGGAACATCGGCCGGCGGGAGCAGGACGAGGTCGCGCTGCGCAGCCACCAGCGCGCGGTCGCGGGGCAGGAGCGCAGCTTCTTCACCGATCTTATCGTGCCCGTCGACGGCGTTTCGCAAGATGCTTTCCCTCGCCGCGACACGTCGATCGAAAGGTTGACGGCGCTGAAACCCGTATTCGATCGTACAAGCGGCAAGGGTACGCTGACGGCCGGAAACAGCTCGCCCCTCACCGATGGCGCTGCCGGAATTTGGGTCGCAAACGACGAAGGTTTGGCACGGCTACCCGTCTCTCTTCCGCGCGCAAGGCTCGTCGACTTCGAAATTGCCGCCGTGGACCTTTACCGGGAAGGGTTGCTCATGGCTCCGGTATCGGCGATCCCGCGACTCCTGTCGCGCCATCGGTTGACCTTCGACGACATCGTACTTTGGGAGATTCATGAGGCATTTGCGGCTCAACTTCTCTGCCATATCAAAGGTCTCGACGACAAGTCGTTCGTGCGTGAGAAGGCAGGCGTCGAACATACGTTCGGTACCTTGCCCCGCGACCGAATCAACCCGAATGGCGGCAGTGTGGCGCTCGGCCATCCGTTTGCCGCGACGGGTGCCCGCATCCTTAGTCAGGCGGTCAAGGAGCTTGCCGAATTGCCCAAGGGTAGCCGGGCCATCGTGAGCATCTGCGCCGATGGCGGGCTCGGGACGGTCGCGCTGCTCGAAAGCTAAGCGGGCCATCGGGGAAGGTCGATACGACTCGCGCTCGCGGTATGACCGATGGCTAGTCACCATTAGAACTTGTAGGAGGTCCACAGTCCCACGTAGTCGATGTCTTTCGCATTCGCCGCCTTGAGGAATCCGTCCGCCCGAAAATGAACATAGACGGCGTTGACGTCGATGTGGGCCGTTGCTTGCCATTCGGCGTGGAGATTGTACTGTTCTCCGAGATAGCGTTTGTCGTTCGCAGAGCCGGACACAAGCGGAACACCCGGCGGCTGATAGAAACCGTCGTGGATACTATAGCGCCAAAGGAAGTCGACGCCTGACGTAACGGCGAAATTGCGATATGGCTGGACCGTGATCGAAGGGAAAGCGTCGAGCATGTTGATCGGCGCGTTGATGGATGCTTCGGTGAAATAGGCGAATTTCGGGAAGAGCGGATTGAAGCTTTTCAGCGTACCGCCTGGACCCCCGCCGCTCGCGATGTCCGCCTGCAATCCAAGGCGCGGCTGGCCCCACAGATCCCCGATTGTGTATCCCGTGTTGGAGGCGAGGGTCCAAGCGCGAATATCCTCGGTGCCGAAAGCGCCAAACTGGAAGACACCCTCGGTGTCATAATCCCACGCATCCGCGCGACCCCAGAGCCGCGTGCCCAAGGATTGGCGCACCTCGTCAGCCGTCCCGGAATTGAAGGTGGCGTTGTTGCGCGTGAGACCGAGATAGTAGAGATCGGCGTGCAGCCCCGGCACGGCCTCGACAGGCATTACGCCGTAAAGACCCCAAAAGAGCTGCCCGAGATCGGCATGGTCGCTAAAGACACCGGGTGGGGTGGCAACCGGGCTCAGGACGAACGCATCAAGTCTAAGCTCAGGCGATTCATAAAAGACGCGCCCGCCGTCGAAGCTCAGCCGAATGTTCGGCCCCTCGCGAACGTCTACCAGCCGGGACGATCCGAACGTGATTTCTTGCCGCCCGCCTCTGAATGTCACGCTGGCACCCTGACCGAGCGGCGCTTTCAGGTCGGCAAAAGCCTGCTGCAGGTCAAGTTGATTGGTATCGGTTGGCGGCGATGTGCTTGGCGACGTTGCCAGTTCATTGCCTAGCTGTATGAACGTGCGAAAGCCGTCACCGATATGCAGGTCACCCTCAATCAACAATCGATGCAAAAGGTAGGTCGTGGATTCTCGTGGCGTGAGGCCGAAGAACGGATTTGTGAAATGCTCGAGACGCTCCCGGAGTTCACCGCCGAAATTGATATAGCTGTCCGGGGCTATGTCGAGCGGAATGAATTTGAGCGGCGTCCAAAAGTCATCCGGCCACGCCGGATTCTCCTGGTCGCTTGGGACGTCGTCGTAGCGCAGGAAGTGGTAAGGCGTCTCCGGATCGCGCACCACTTGCGCCGCCGCGTAGTCAGAGACAAGGACTGGCGATCCCAGGATAGCCGCCATCGCCGCCGAGCCAAGCATTTTAGCGACGTCCGCCCTCTTCACGCGGCGCACTGTCGTACTCGCTTATGGCACCAGGACCACGCGCCCCCTTACCTCGCCACGGCCCACTTGCGCGTAGGCATTGCGCCCTTCGGCCAAGGGAATGGTTCGGTCGATTAAAGGGGATCGGAACGCGCCGCCTTCGAAGACGGGCGTCAGAGCCTCGAGCAGTTTGGCCGATGCCGTGGCATCTCGCTTACGGGTGTCGACCCCGAAAAGCTGGCTTTCGTTATGATAGAAGTCGAGGAGGTCGAAGCTGACTTGGCGGTCGCCGACCGAGGTGATCTCGACCTGCCTACCGCGATGCCTCAGCGCCTTCAATGCCGGCTCGAACAGGGGACCGCCGACCGTGTCGAATACCACATGGGCGCCCCGGCCACCGGTCGCCCGGCGTACAACGACATCGAGCGGTTCGCTTTCAAGCACGAAGAAATCTTCAATGGCGAGCGCGGCAGGTGACTGCGGGGGGAGTCGCTGTCGGTCGACGCCAATCACGTGAGCCCCACGCCATTTGCCGATTTGCGCAACGGCACAACCAACACCACCGCCCGCGCCGGTCACCACTAATGTCTCACCGGATGCGATCTGTGCATATTCCACCACGCCAAGCCACGCGGCCAGATAGGTCACACCGATCGCAGCAGCTTGCTCCAAGGTAAGCGTCTTAGGCTTGCGGCAAAGGCTCTCAACCGGAACGGCGATGAGTTCGGCATGGCTGCCGTCGATCGAATAACCGATTTCTCCCCCAGTCCCCCAGACCTCGGCGCCGATCCAGTGGGATGGGCCTTCGACGACGGTGCCGGCATAATCGCGCCCGGGAACGCGGGGCAGGATCGTATGTTCCATCTTCCCTTCGACGTTCTTCACGTCGCTGGGGCTGATCGCACCAGCGGCGACTTTGACGATTGCCGTGTTCGCATTGGGTTTGGGATCGGGCAGCTCGACGAGGCGCAAGTTGGCCACCGGACCGAATTCGGCGAATTGCAACGCGCGCATGCCTTATTGCTCCGCGGGTTCCGAAGGGATCTTCGACGGCGGTAGTCCGCTCGGTCCGCCGCAGTTGACGGATTGCCGCGCCGGCCGCGCCATCCACCGGTCGACCGCGATGTAACCGACCGTCATGGCCATCACGAGGAGTGCGCCTAAGATCAAGGGGGGTGCCGGGGAGGGAATTCCGAAGGCACGGCACGCAAATCCCATCGCAAACGCGACCGAGAGGCCGATCGCCGACTTCATGGAGCGTCCAGACGCACGAGCGTCTCTCCTTGCGGCAGAACCTGATCGGCGACGACAAAACCCAAGGTCATCGCGAGCAGAAGGCACGCGCCAATGAACCGCGGTGGCGCCGGCGACGGGATGTCGAAGAAGCGGCATCCAGCGCCCACAACGAGACCGAGAGCAAGGCCGATGATGGCGGCAATCATGATGCTCTCCTCGCTAAAAGGCGAAGCAGGAACAGCCAAGCGCACCCCAGAAGGCGCGTAAATCGGAAACCGGCACATTGGACTGCCGGGCTGGCACATGGCTGTGGCCGTGGACATTGCACGACGCTCCACATTCGAATGCGCTGAACCGGCTCGCCGTGTACGGCTCAAGAGTGGGGAGATGATACCCGCCGAAGGTGTTGACGGGCGACCAATCGGGCATGGCCGGCGGCATTGGGGGCGCCAACACCCTGAAATCGCCCGCACCATGAACGACGCGGCCTCCCACGACGGTCAGAAGCGAGGCGATATCGCGGATTTCAGCTTCGGGGCAGGCAAGGTAGTCCCGATCGAGCACCGCGAGATCGGCAAATTGCCCAGCCTCGATGCGGCCCTTTTTGCCTTCCTCGTTGGAAAACCAGGTCACGTTCTCGGTCCACATCCGGAGTGCGGTCTCGCGATCGAGCCGATTGCGGGCGGGATAGATCGCCAGACCGCCGACAGTCTTGCCCGTGACCATCCAGGCAAGAGAGACCCACGGATTGTACGAGGCGACGCGCGTCGCGTCCGTGCCAGCGGAGATTTTTGCACCCATGGCCAGCATCTTGGCGATCGGCGGCGAGTGCTCCGCAGCACCAGGCCCATAGCGTTCGACAAAATATTCGCCCTGGTAGGCCATTCGGTGCTGCACTGCGATGCCCCCGCCCAGGGCGGCCACGCGTGCAATATTGTCGTCGGAAATCGTCTCGGCGTGATCGAAGAACCAATGAAGCCCATCGAATGGGACCTCGCGATTGACCTTCTCGAACACGTCGAGCGAGCGGCTGATCGTCTCGTCGTAGGTCGCGTGCAGGCGGAAGGGCCAACGGTTCTGCGCGAGGATGCGCACGACCGATTCAAGCTCCATCTCCATCTCGCGTGGCATATCCGGACGCTCGACCCGGAAATCCTCAAAGTCGGCGGCCGAGAAGACCAGCATTTCGCCTCCACCATTCAGGCGAAAATAATCGTCACCCTGCTGATACTTCGCAGAGCCGGTCCAGCGCAGGAAATCGTCCGTCTCGCCCTTCGGTTTCTGGGTGAAGAGATTGTAGGCGATGCGCACCGTCAGTTCGCCGGCGGCAGCCAACTTTTCGACGACCACGTAGTCGTCGGGGTAATTCTGAAAGCCGCCGCCCGCGTCGATGGCGCCGGTGACGCCGAGCCGGTTCAGCTCGCGCAAGAAATGCCGGGTCGAGTTCAGTTGATATTCGACAGGCAGCTTGGGTCCCTTGGCGAGGGTTGCATAGAGGATCATCGCATTGGGCTTGGCCAGCAACAGCCCTGTGGGCTCGCCGCGGGAATCGCGCTGGATCGAGCCGCCGATCGGCTCCGGCGTGTCCTTGCCGTAGCCGCACACCTTGAGGGCTGCCCGATTGAGCAGGGCGCGATCATATAGATGCAGGATGAATACCGGCGTGTCCGGTGAGGCGGCATTGATTTCCTCAAGCGTCGGCAACCGCTTCTCCGCGAACTGGTGCTCGGTGAATCCGCCGACGACGCGGACCCACTGAGGTGCGGGGGTGCGCCGGACTTGCTCCTTGAGCATCCGCATCGCGTCTGCAAGGCTCGGCACCCCATCCCAG
Protein-coding sequences here:
- a CDS encoding amidohydrolase, whose amino-acid sequence is MVSPKDATADLILHNGRITTLDRSNPDATAVAISSGKFIAVGGDKEVMAHGAKDVRKIDLGRRRVIPGLIDNHLHIIRGGLNYNMELRWDGVPSLADAMRMLKEQVRRTPAPQWVRVVGGFTEHQFAEKRLPTLEEINAASPDTPVFILHLYDRALLNRAALKVCGYGKDTPEPIGGSIQRDSRGEPTGLLLAKPNAMILYATLAKGPKLPVEYQLNSTRHFLRELNRLGVTGAIDAGGGFQNYPDDYVVVEKLAAAGELTVRIAYNLFTQKPKGETDDFLRWTGSAKYQQGDDYFRLNGGGEMLVFSAADFEDFRVERPDMPREMEMELESVVRILAQNRWPFRLHATYDETISRSLDVFEKVNREVPFDGLHWFFDHAETISDDNIARVAALGGGIAVQHRMAYQGEYFVERYGPGAAEHSPPIAKMLAMGAKISAGTDATRVASYNPWVSLAWMVTGKTVGGLAIYPARNRLDRETALRMWTENVTWFSNEEGKKGRIEAGQFADLAVLDRDYLACPEAEIRDIASLLTVVGGRVVHGAGDFRVLAPPMPPAMPDWSPVNTFGGYHLPTLEPYTASRFSAFECGASCNVHGHSHVPARQSNVPVSDLRAFWGALGCSCFAF
- a CDS encoding DUF1427 family protein, which encodes MIAAIIGLALGLVVGAGCRFFDIPSPAPPRFIGACLLLAMTLGFVVADQVLPQGETLVRLDAP
- a CDS encoding acetyl-CoA C-acyltransferase, with amino-acid sequence MNGNDRPIWLVSGLRTPFVRVDGPLAHRDTLGLSVPVVQAMAATAKGPIDFAVWGAVVLNLSYNNLAREVWLEAGLDPHIPTFTTIMQCSTSMVAAFEAAGMLNQHGRALALAGGVESMSRVQIGLTPGLSFWIRRLVEARNFSQRLTRLGELQLRDIRLKIPEVKNRATGKSMGEHCEDMAKTWNIGRREQDEVALRSHQRAVAGQERSFFTDLIVPVDGVSQDAFPRRDTSIERLTALKPVFDRTSGKGTLTAGNSSPLTDGAAGIWVANDEGLARLPVSLPRARLVDFEIAAVDLYREGLLMAPVSAIPRLLSRHRLTFDDIVLWEIHEAFAAQLLCHIKGLDDKSFVREKAGVEHTFGTLPRDRINPNGGSVALGHPFAATGARILSQAVKELAELPKGSRAIVSICADGGLGTVALLES
- a CDS encoding aminotransferase class IV; this encodes MAERANERVAYFNGKIMPESQVLVPFRDRSFKYGDAAFDMTRTFNRRPFKLKEHVERLYRSLRYLRIDPGIHEAEMIRASEEVLARNIHLLSDNEDYWLGQRVTRGVDAVGDEGWDHRGPNVIVECTPLPLKARARLYRDGIDVIVPSVRRVAPSSLAPRAKTHNYLNLIVGDLEAKARDPQAWSVLLDVNGNLAEGTGSNIFLVKDGKLRTPREQFVLPGISRETVIRLAQEEKIPFEEHDLDEYDAYNADEAFLTSTSLCVCPVRTINGAAIGTGKLPGPITERLTRAYVRFVGCDFVAQYLHHLS
- a CDS encoding ornithine cyclodeaminase family protein, which translates into the protein MAPETGKQILYLSRADVAALELSAAEINAAMEAMFRAKSAGRAWMQPKMAIARPGGTNFTAKGGIVSDPDYGALKWFGYFPGNERFGRPDFLPLIILNEGESGMPVAVMDGVWISAYRTGALTAVAAKYMARPESRSVGLVACGTQARSNFLALLATFPIE
- a CDS encoding DUF1427 family protein produces the protein MKSAIGLSVAFAMGFACRAFGIPSPAPPLILGALLVMAMTVGYIAVDRWMARPARQSVNCGGPSGLPPSKIPSEPAEQ
- a CDS encoding zinc-binding alcohol dehydrogenase family protein, producing the protein MRALQFAEFGPVANLRLVELPDPKPNANTAIVKVAAGAISPSDVKNVEGKMEHTILPRVPGRDYAGTVVEGPSHWIGAEVWGTGGEIGYSIDGSHAELIAVPVESLCRKPKTLTLEQAAAIGVTYLAAWLGVVEYAQIASGETLVVTGAGGGVGCAVAQIGKWRGAHVIGVDRQRLPPQSPAALAIEDFFVLESEPLDVVVRRATGGRGAHVVFDTVGGPLFEPALKALRHRGRQVEITSVGDRQVSFDLLDFYHNESQLFGVDTRKRDATASAKLLEALTPVFEGGAFRSPLIDRTIPLAEGRNAYAQVGRGEVRGRVVLVP
- a CDS encoding alginate export family protein; the protein is MLGSAAMAAILGSPVLVSDYAAAQVVRDPETPYHFLRYDDVPSDQENPAWPDDFWTPLKFIPLDIAPDSYINFGGELRERLEHFTNPFFGLTPRESTTYLLHRLLIEGDLHIGDGFRTFIQLGNELATSPSTSPPTDTNQLDLQQAFADLKAPLGQGASVTFRGGRQEITFGSSRLVDVREGPNIRLSFDGGRVFYESPELRLDAFVLSPVATPPGVFSDHADLGQLFWGLYGVMPVEAVPGLHADLYYLGLTRNNATFNSGTADEVRQSLGTRLWGRADAWDYDTEGVFQFGAFGTEDIRAWTLASNTGYTIGDLWGQPRLGLQADIASGGGPGGTLKSFNPLFPKFAYFTEASINAPINMLDAFPSITVQPYRNFAVTSGVDFLWRYSIHDGFYQPPGVPLVSGSANDKRYLGEQYNLHAEWQATAHIDVNAVYVHFRADGFLKAANAKDIDYVGLWTSYKF